From the genome of Halictus rubicundus isolate RS-2024b chromosome 2, iyHalRubi1_principal, whole genome shotgun sequence, one region includes:
- the LOC143365487 gene encoding calcium load-activated calcium channel, with translation MWADTILIVFISICTALLGEGLTWLMVYRTEKYQKLKAEVEKQSKKLEKRKEAHGDSLDKQQKKKIEREEERLKNNNRDLSLVKMKSMFAIGFAFTALLSMFNSIFDGRVVARLPFVPISWIQGLSHRNLPGDDYTECSFIFLYILCTMSIRQNIQKMLGFAPSRTASKQSGSIFGPPPQQFK, from the exons ATGTGGGCAGATACCATTTTAATAGTATTTATCAGTATTTGCACTGCTTTATTAGGAGAAG GTTTAACATGGCTAATGGTTTATCGAACAGAAAAGTATCAAAAATTAAAGGCTGAGGTCGAGAAACAAAGTAAAAAGT tggaaaagagaaaagaggCGCATGGTGATTCTCTGGATAAAcagcaaaagaaaaaaatagaacGAGAGGAGGAACGATTAAAAAATAACAACAGAGACCTGTCACTTGTAAAAATGAAATCAATGTTTGCAATTGGATTTGCATTTACAGCTCTTTTGAGTATGTTTAACAGCATTTTTGATGGCAGAGTCGTAGCAAGGCTGCCTTTTGTTCCAATCAGTTGGATACAAGGTTTGTCACATAGAAATCTACCTGGCGATGACTACACAGAATGTTCATTCATTTTTCTGTATATACTCTGCACAATGAGCATAAGACAG aataTCCAAAAAATGCTTGGATTTGCACCATCCAGAACTGCAAGCAAACAAAGTGGAAGCATCTTTGGTCCTCCACCAcaacaatttaaataa
- the Pnuts gene encoding phosphatase 1 nuclear targeting subunit isoform X1, with translation MGKPRIDPLSLLKCLSVLLGPTGGIRSKEEVHRLANLMTKFSKKLVSKCIYIQILKTTNTDLLSQFMGAGGWNLIHMWLTDGILAKNWALIQELLELLLLCPVDIERLKSNNCPKLVKGLTKEGSHQGVRVLASRLVEQWLKIVKGEAAPNSVPAQIMTVPVQNAGTVGANIVSQSVQQQQQQYSIHSGIQQVSDGTESATVHVQDLQFTSNSTPSIAVSHIQQQPQVQEQQQTQERTTVQPLQLQVVSKPQQVQIQQQLSSQQSKKPAFVVVSTSSQSPIPVYKITIREGKQILTKVETDAANISSVLNANSTNVEINGDVDDTLPVKEITEGVESTELSDGVVSGQDCKTDIVESEKLDQVSSEVKQTVVDSTDSTDVDVVKTKENKDSKDTVSSDSSKSSNKENRDSSKKDEKKSSSSDKKNHHSSSSSSKSSKHTSSSSSHRSSSTSKSGSHRSSSSSKSSSSKDKSSKDKDRHHSSNSSSKHSSTSKSKSDKEKEKQKKDQAEKDKATLEKVQGQALSSKLGKIPKKKSEDEKPGDAAVRKSSTDSRDSSKENKTDSKKVVVMPEKKNISISIESRKNSQDSTTRPKTVKTFNSKFRSTGLEEEVKPPPPRSAKKPNPIIEKKVIPQKLPTLKRPSPLREAIPTAEKRAKLSLESPTTPPGEEKKGGIKLIPPKPKPMILQESDMFMDALTASTKSKEPRKRKRRTSITKDGPTEAKKQETATNDNRDVTPPPTSPPSADEKSPVVVKPNFKFYQDTLETDEDKEKEKENSDDECKKEKEEAEEQKENRIFKSDIDDDTGSNTPTPEDDMDEKTSDSPEDSSVSDSSKKENSGSYPEIRYVDGLRSVLLLQKRKGPKKALKWKTDLESVRYFELDETERVNVTKTFTDMKQMEKQNEREAFQMARKLSNEDLMEERTRWKPLIPIDLPPALVDPGKDSREKDIQYAREKGILQALYFNRSMIPDSAAEPDEERHHGYSDPKIIPLDDLTGNKESEKDFTSMAWPEPKPQLQPPAPAVSNFHYPTFPHNQQPVMTPMGPPTTMSPMPQMSQQMMGPAHMGPMGPEMGGPMPAGGGGWRTGDGKVVVPDAMGMNPMGNMPNAFPPVMEGGPMVPPGMMGPPPMYNQQQEGYGMMGPEDMGFNNMNPNNFQGPPGPMYGPGPNFQGPRGGGPMHGRGRGVPGPGWYRGGGGPPGRGGWRGGGGGWRGSGKQPPVCRQFSKNGYCRVGDKCQYLHPGVNCPPF, from the exons ATGGGGAAG CCACGTATAGATCCACTTTCTTTACTAAAATGTCTTAGTGTTTTATTGGGGCCAACTGGAGGTATTAGGAGTAAAGAAGAAGTTCATCGGTTAGCTAATTTAATGACGAAGTTCTCAAAAAAGCTAGTTTCGAAATGCATATACATACAGATATTGAAAACTACAAACACGGATTTACTTAGTCA ATTTATGGGTGCTGGAGGATGGAATCTCATTCACATGTGGCTTACCGATGGTATACTTGCAAAAAATTGGGCTCTTATTCAGGAATTACTTGAACTTCTGTTGCTATGCCCAGTAGATATTGAAAGATTGAAAAGTAACAATTGTCCAAAATTGGTCAAAGGTCTAACGAAAGAAGGTAGTCATCAAGGGGTCAGAGTGCTGGCCAGTCGGCTGGTAGAACAATGGTTGAAAATAGTGAAGGGAGAAGCTGCACCAAATTCTGTGCCAGCACAAATTATGACTGTTCCAGTGCAAAATGCTGGAACTGTAGGAGCGAATATCGTATCTCAGTCAgtgcagcagcaacagcaacagtaTTCCATTCATTCTGGCATTCAACAAGTTTCTGATGGCACAGAAAGTGCAACAGTGCATGTGCAGGATCTACAGTTCACATCGAATTCTACGCCGTCTATTGCAGTATCTCACATTCAGCAACAACCACAAGTACAAGAACAGCAGCAGACACAGGAAAGGACAACTGTGCAACCCTTGCAACTGCAGGTTGTTAGTAAACCACAGCAGGTGCAAATACAACAGCAACTATCGTCGCAGCAATCAAAAAAGCCAGCATTCGTTGTGGTATCTACATCTTCTCAATCTCCAATTCCTGTGTATAAGATCACGATTCGTGAAGGTAAACAGATTCTCACAAAAGTGGAGACCGATGCTGCGAATATTAGTAGTGTTTTAAATGCGAATAGTACAAATGTAGAAATTAATGGAGACGTAGACGACACGCTTCCTGTGAAAGAGATTACAGAAGGAGTAGAGTCTACGGAACTCAGTGATGGTGTAGTCAGTGGTCAAGACTGTAAAACGGACATTGTAGAATCTGAAAAATTAGACCAAGTTTCGAGTGAAGTGAAACAGACTGTAGTAGATTCCACAGACAGTACTGATGTGGACGTTGTTAAAACTAAAGAAAATAAAGACTCTAAAGACACTGTTAGTAGTGATAGTAGTAAATCTAGTAATAAAGAAAATCGGGACTCTTCGAAAAAAGATGAGAAAAAGTCTAGTAGTTCAGACAAGAAAAATCATCATAGTTCTTCTTCATCCTCCAAAAGTTCTAAGCATACCTCGAGTTCCAGTTCGCATCGTTCTAGTTCCACATCAAAGTCTGGTAGTCATCGTTCTAGTAGTAGTTCGAAAAGCTCGAGTTCCAAGGATAAGTCTTCCAAGGACAAGGACAGGCATCATTCATCCAATTCATCCAGTAAACATAGTAGTACCAGTAAAAGTAAATCtgacaaagagaaagagaaacagaaGAAGGACCAGGCAGAGAAGGATAAGGCAACATTGGAGAAGGTACAAGGGCAGGCTTTGAGTTCCAAGCTGGGGAAAATACCGAAAAAGAAGTCTGAAGACGAGAAACCAGGGGATGCGGCCGTAAGAAAGTCGTCTACGGATTCTAGGGACAGCTCTAAAGAAAATAAGACTGATTCGAAGAAAGTTGTAGTAATGCCTGAGAAGAAGAATATTTCAATTTCCATCGAGAGTAGGAAAAATTCTCAGGACTCTACGACACGGCCGAAGACTGTGAAAACATTCAACTCGAAATTCAGGTCTACCGGCTTGGAGGAAGAAGTAAAACCTCCACCACCAAGATCGGCAAAAAAACCAAATCCTATCATTGAGAAAAAGGTCATACCTCAAAAATTACCTACTTTGAAGAGGCCGTCTCCGCTCAGAGAAGCTATACCAACAGCAGAAAAACGGGCTAAGTTGTCTTTGGAATCACCAACCACACCTCCAGGCGAAGAAAAGAAGGGAGGCATTAAATTGATACCACCAAAACCAAAAC CAATGATACTGCAAGAAAGCGACATGTTTATGGATGCCTTGACGGCGTCGACAAAGAGCAAAGAACCGCGGAAGAGGAAACGTAGGACCTCGATTACAAAGGATGGTCCCACGGAAGCCAAGAAACAGGAGACTGCCACTAACGATAATCGAGATGTTACACCTCCACCCACCTCACCACCAAGTGCCGATGAAAAATCACCTGTAGTTGTCAAGCCTAACTTTAAG TTTTATCAAGATACTCTGGAAACGGACGAAGACAaggaaaaggagaaagagaatTCGGATGACGAAtgtaaaaaagagaaagaggaggcGGAAGAGcagaaagagaataggatattcaaATCGGATATCGATGATGACACCGGAAGTAACA cACCGACGCCCGAAGACGATATGGATGAAAAAACTTCCGATTCGCCGGAAGATTCTTCCGTGTCCGACTcgtcgaaaaaagaaaattccgGTTCGTATCCGGAGATCCGTTATGTCGACGGATTGAGAAGTGTTTTGCTACTTCAGAAACGCAAAGGCCCGAAAAAAGCTTTGAAATGGAAAACGGACTTAGAATCGGTGCGTTACTTCGAGTTGGACGAAACGGAGAGGGtgaacgtgacgaaaacgtTCACCGATATGAAACAAATGGAGAAACAGAACGAGAGAGAAGCATTCCAGATGGCCAGGAAATTAA GTAACGAGGACTTGATGGAAGAAAGAACGAGATGGAAACCTTTAATTCCGATCGATCTACCTCCAGCCTTGGTAGATCCTGGAAAAGATAGCAGAGAGAAGGATATCCAATACGCACGGGAGAAAGGCATTTTACAAGCATTATACTTCAACCGAAGCAT GATCCCAGACTCTGCGGCGGAACCCGACGAAGAACGCCACCATGGATATAGCGATCCAAAAATCATTCCTTTAGATGATCTCACCGGAAACAAAGAAAGTGAGAAAGACTTTACTTCCATGGCGTGGCCAGAACCAAAACCGCAGTTACAACCGCCGGCACCAGCAGTTTCGAACTTCCATTATCCGACGTTCCCTCATAATCAACAGCCAGTCATGACGCCTATGGGTCCTCCGACGACGATGAGTCCAATGCCTCAAATGTCTCAACAAATGATGGGACCTGCTCACATGGGACCGATGGGACCTGAAATGGGTGGACCAATGCCTGCGGGAGGCGGAGGATGGAGAACAGGAGACGGGAAAGTTGTTGTACCCGACGCCATGGGAATGAATCCTATGGGAAACATGCCTAACGCTTTTCCACCAGTCATGGAGGGTGGTCCGATGGTACCACCTGGAATGATGGGACCACCGCCAATGTACAATCAACAGCAAGAGGGCTATGGAATGATGGGACCAGAAGACATGGGTTTCAATAACATGAACCCGAACAACTTCCAAGGCCCGCCAGGTCCCATGTACGGACCTGGACCGAACTTTCAAGGTCCCAGAGGTGGTGGCCCGATGCACGGCAGAGGTAGAGGTGTACCTGGGCCTGGTTGGTACAGAGGTGGTGGGGGACCACCTGGAAGAGGGGGATGGAGAGGTGGTGGCGGTGGATGGAGGGGAAGTGGGAAACAGCCGCCGgtgtgcagacaattttcaaagAACGGCTACTGTCGAGTCGGTGATAAGTGTCAGTACCTTCATCCCGGAGTGAACTGTCCGCCATTTTGA
- the Pnuts gene encoding phosphatase 1 nuclear targeting subunit isoform X2, with translation MPRIDPLSLLKCLSVLLGPTGGIRSKEEVHRLANLMTKFSKKLVSKCIYIQILKTTNTDLLSQFMGAGGWNLIHMWLTDGILAKNWALIQELLELLLLCPVDIERLKSNNCPKLVKGLTKEGSHQGVRVLASRLVEQWLKIVKGEAAPNSVPAQIMTVPVQNAGTVGANIVSQSVQQQQQQYSIHSGIQQVSDGTESATVHVQDLQFTSNSTPSIAVSHIQQQPQVQEQQQTQERTTVQPLQLQVVSKPQQVQIQQQLSSQQSKKPAFVVVSTSSQSPIPVYKITIREGKQILTKVETDAANISSVLNANSTNVEINGDVDDTLPVKEITEGVESTELSDGVVSGQDCKTDIVESEKLDQVSSEVKQTVVDSTDSTDVDVVKTKENKDSKDTVSSDSSKSSNKENRDSSKKDEKKSSSSDKKNHHSSSSSSKSSKHTSSSSSHRSSSTSKSGSHRSSSSSKSSSSKDKSSKDKDRHHSSNSSSKHSSTSKSKSDKEKEKQKKDQAEKDKATLEKVQGQALSSKLGKIPKKKSEDEKPGDAAVRKSSTDSRDSSKENKTDSKKVVVMPEKKNISISIESRKNSQDSTTRPKTVKTFNSKFRSTGLEEEVKPPPPRSAKKPNPIIEKKVIPQKLPTLKRPSPLREAIPTAEKRAKLSLESPTTPPGEEKKGGIKLIPPKPKPMILQESDMFMDALTASTKSKEPRKRKRRTSITKDGPTEAKKQETATNDNRDVTPPPTSPPSADEKSPVVVKPNFKFYQDTLETDEDKEKEKENSDDECKKEKEEAEEQKENRIFKSDIDDDTGSNTPTPEDDMDEKTSDSPEDSSVSDSSKKENSGSYPEIRYVDGLRSVLLLQKRKGPKKALKWKTDLESVRYFELDETERVNVTKTFTDMKQMEKQNEREAFQMARKLSNEDLMEERTRWKPLIPIDLPPALVDPGKDSREKDIQYAREKGILQALYFNRSMIPDSAAEPDEERHHGYSDPKIIPLDDLTGNKESEKDFTSMAWPEPKPQLQPPAPAVSNFHYPTFPHNQQPVMTPMGPPTTMSPMPQMSQQMMGPAHMGPMGPEMGGPMPAGGGGWRTGDGKVVVPDAMGMNPMGNMPNAFPPVMEGGPMVPPGMMGPPPMYNQQQEGYGMMGPEDMGFNNMNPNNFQGPPGPMYGPGPNFQGPRGGGPMHGRGRGVPGPGWYRGGGGPPGRGGWRGGGGGWRGSGKQPPVCRQFSKNGYCRVGDKCQYLHPGVNCPPF, from the exons ATG CCACGTATAGATCCACTTTCTTTACTAAAATGTCTTAGTGTTTTATTGGGGCCAACTGGAGGTATTAGGAGTAAAGAAGAAGTTCATCGGTTAGCTAATTTAATGACGAAGTTCTCAAAAAAGCTAGTTTCGAAATGCATATACATACAGATATTGAAAACTACAAACACGGATTTACTTAGTCA ATTTATGGGTGCTGGAGGATGGAATCTCATTCACATGTGGCTTACCGATGGTATACTTGCAAAAAATTGGGCTCTTATTCAGGAATTACTTGAACTTCTGTTGCTATGCCCAGTAGATATTGAAAGATTGAAAAGTAACAATTGTCCAAAATTGGTCAAAGGTCTAACGAAAGAAGGTAGTCATCAAGGGGTCAGAGTGCTGGCCAGTCGGCTGGTAGAACAATGGTTGAAAATAGTGAAGGGAGAAGCTGCACCAAATTCTGTGCCAGCACAAATTATGACTGTTCCAGTGCAAAATGCTGGAACTGTAGGAGCGAATATCGTATCTCAGTCAgtgcagcagcaacagcaacagtaTTCCATTCATTCTGGCATTCAACAAGTTTCTGATGGCACAGAAAGTGCAACAGTGCATGTGCAGGATCTACAGTTCACATCGAATTCTACGCCGTCTATTGCAGTATCTCACATTCAGCAACAACCACAAGTACAAGAACAGCAGCAGACACAGGAAAGGACAACTGTGCAACCCTTGCAACTGCAGGTTGTTAGTAAACCACAGCAGGTGCAAATACAACAGCAACTATCGTCGCAGCAATCAAAAAAGCCAGCATTCGTTGTGGTATCTACATCTTCTCAATCTCCAATTCCTGTGTATAAGATCACGATTCGTGAAGGTAAACAGATTCTCACAAAAGTGGAGACCGATGCTGCGAATATTAGTAGTGTTTTAAATGCGAATAGTACAAATGTAGAAATTAATGGAGACGTAGACGACACGCTTCCTGTGAAAGAGATTACAGAAGGAGTAGAGTCTACGGAACTCAGTGATGGTGTAGTCAGTGGTCAAGACTGTAAAACGGACATTGTAGAATCTGAAAAATTAGACCAAGTTTCGAGTGAAGTGAAACAGACTGTAGTAGATTCCACAGACAGTACTGATGTGGACGTTGTTAAAACTAAAGAAAATAAAGACTCTAAAGACACTGTTAGTAGTGATAGTAGTAAATCTAGTAATAAAGAAAATCGGGACTCTTCGAAAAAAGATGAGAAAAAGTCTAGTAGTTCAGACAAGAAAAATCATCATAGTTCTTCTTCATCCTCCAAAAGTTCTAAGCATACCTCGAGTTCCAGTTCGCATCGTTCTAGTTCCACATCAAAGTCTGGTAGTCATCGTTCTAGTAGTAGTTCGAAAAGCTCGAGTTCCAAGGATAAGTCTTCCAAGGACAAGGACAGGCATCATTCATCCAATTCATCCAGTAAACATAGTAGTACCAGTAAAAGTAAATCtgacaaagagaaagagaaacagaaGAAGGACCAGGCAGAGAAGGATAAGGCAACATTGGAGAAGGTACAAGGGCAGGCTTTGAGTTCCAAGCTGGGGAAAATACCGAAAAAGAAGTCTGAAGACGAGAAACCAGGGGATGCGGCCGTAAGAAAGTCGTCTACGGATTCTAGGGACAGCTCTAAAGAAAATAAGACTGATTCGAAGAAAGTTGTAGTAATGCCTGAGAAGAAGAATATTTCAATTTCCATCGAGAGTAGGAAAAATTCTCAGGACTCTACGACACGGCCGAAGACTGTGAAAACATTCAACTCGAAATTCAGGTCTACCGGCTTGGAGGAAGAAGTAAAACCTCCACCACCAAGATCGGCAAAAAAACCAAATCCTATCATTGAGAAAAAGGTCATACCTCAAAAATTACCTACTTTGAAGAGGCCGTCTCCGCTCAGAGAAGCTATACCAACAGCAGAAAAACGGGCTAAGTTGTCTTTGGAATCACCAACCACACCTCCAGGCGAAGAAAAGAAGGGAGGCATTAAATTGATACCACCAAAACCAAAAC CAATGATACTGCAAGAAAGCGACATGTTTATGGATGCCTTGACGGCGTCGACAAAGAGCAAAGAACCGCGGAAGAGGAAACGTAGGACCTCGATTACAAAGGATGGTCCCACGGAAGCCAAGAAACAGGAGACTGCCACTAACGATAATCGAGATGTTACACCTCCACCCACCTCACCACCAAGTGCCGATGAAAAATCACCTGTAGTTGTCAAGCCTAACTTTAAG TTTTATCAAGATACTCTGGAAACGGACGAAGACAaggaaaaggagaaagagaatTCGGATGACGAAtgtaaaaaagagaaagaggaggcGGAAGAGcagaaagagaataggatattcaaATCGGATATCGATGATGACACCGGAAGTAACA cACCGACGCCCGAAGACGATATGGATGAAAAAACTTCCGATTCGCCGGAAGATTCTTCCGTGTCCGACTcgtcgaaaaaagaaaattccgGTTCGTATCCGGAGATCCGTTATGTCGACGGATTGAGAAGTGTTTTGCTACTTCAGAAACGCAAAGGCCCGAAAAAAGCTTTGAAATGGAAAACGGACTTAGAATCGGTGCGTTACTTCGAGTTGGACGAAACGGAGAGGGtgaacgtgacgaaaacgtTCACCGATATGAAACAAATGGAGAAACAGAACGAGAGAGAAGCATTCCAGATGGCCAGGAAATTAA GTAACGAGGACTTGATGGAAGAAAGAACGAGATGGAAACCTTTAATTCCGATCGATCTACCTCCAGCCTTGGTAGATCCTGGAAAAGATAGCAGAGAGAAGGATATCCAATACGCACGGGAGAAAGGCATTTTACAAGCATTATACTTCAACCGAAGCAT GATCCCAGACTCTGCGGCGGAACCCGACGAAGAACGCCACCATGGATATAGCGATCCAAAAATCATTCCTTTAGATGATCTCACCGGAAACAAAGAAAGTGAGAAAGACTTTACTTCCATGGCGTGGCCAGAACCAAAACCGCAGTTACAACCGCCGGCACCAGCAGTTTCGAACTTCCATTATCCGACGTTCCCTCATAATCAACAGCCAGTCATGACGCCTATGGGTCCTCCGACGACGATGAGTCCAATGCCTCAAATGTCTCAACAAATGATGGGACCTGCTCACATGGGACCGATGGGACCTGAAATGGGTGGACCAATGCCTGCGGGAGGCGGAGGATGGAGAACAGGAGACGGGAAAGTTGTTGTACCCGACGCCATGGGAATGAATCCTATGGGAAACATGCCTAACGCTTTTCCACCAGTCATGGAGGGTGGTCCGATGGTACCACCTGGAATGATGGGACCACCGCCAATGTACAATCAACAGCAAGAGGGCTATGGAATGATGGGACCAGAAGACATGGGTTTCAATAACATGAACCCGAACAACTTCCAAGGCCCGCCAGGTCCCATGTACGGACCTGGACCGAACTTTCAAGGTCCCAGAGGTGGTGGCCCGATGCACGGCAGAGGTAGAGGTGTACCTGGGCCTGGTTGGTACAGAGGTGGTGGGGGACCACCTGGAAGAGGGGGATGGAGAGGTGGTGGCGGTGGATGGAGGGGAAGTGGGAAACAGCCGCCGgtgtgcagacaattttcaaagAACGGCTACTGTCGAGTCGGTGATAAGTGTCAGTACCTTCATCCCGGAGTGAACTGTCCGCCATTTTGA
- the Pyroxd1 gene encoding pyridine nucleotide-disulfide oxidoreductase domain 1 yields MNEKEMNCTFLIVGGGIAGVSCAEGIGFLAPKENTVLITASPLIKAVTNVVPLGKTLIQFDVEEKDAICLTEANDSIKIIHDFVVKINTVNKQVFTKNGGIITYKKLCLCNGARPKLIAENNDFILGIRDTESVVQFSQKIKNSRKIVIVGNGGIATEIVHEIDGIEIIWVIKDKHISATFVDPGAAEFFMDKVQKTDADSSTRASSITKTMRYTISDRKLVKDGPALGPNWHNNIEIKGTALKSAKVQVEYECEILKVFNESEKKELDPAEQWPVYVKLTNGKIIGCDFIVSATGVIPSSNIEGLESLKKGDDRGLLVDWKLETSEEDIYAAGDVCSADWEIAKHWFQMRLWTQALQMGRYAAKSMVSALKNEDFLQDFCFELFTHVTKFFGYKVVLLGLYNGQKLNNKYEILLRMTKGHEYIKLVLEDGKMQGAVLIGDTDLEEMCENLILNQLDLSIYGEDLLNPDIDIEDYFD; encoded by the coding sequence atgaatgaaaaagaaatgaattGTACATTTTTAATAGTAGGAGGCGGTATTGCAGGTGTTTCTTGTGCTGAAGGCATAGGCTTTCTTGCTCCCAAAGAAAATACAGTTTTAATTACAGCTAGTCCTTTGATAAAAGCTGTTACAAATGTAGTCCCTCTTGGTAAAACGCTAATTCAATTTGATGTGGAAGAGAAGGATGCAATATGTTTAACAGAAGCAAATGATTCGATAAAAATTATTCATGATTTTGTTGTTAAAATAAATACAGTAAATAAACAAGTATTCACAAAAAATGGAGGAATTATAACTTATAAAAAACTATGCCTTTGTAACGGCGCTAGACCGAAACTTATAGCAGAGAATAACGATTTTATTTTAGGAATTCGCGACACCGAGTCAGTTgttcaattttctcaaaaaattaaaaattcgcgAAAAATAGTAATAGTTGGAAATGGTGGCATTGCCACCGAGATTGTACATGAAATTGATGGTATCGAAATAATATGGGTAATCAAAGACAAACATATTTCTGCAACATTTGTTGATCCTGGAGCTGCAGAGTTTTTCATGGATAAAGTGCAAAAAACAGATGCAGATTCAAGTACTCGTGCGAGCAGTATAACTAAGACGATGAGGTACACAATATCTGACAGAAAACTTGTAAAAGATGGACCAGCCTTAGGTCCAAACTGGCACaataatattgaaataaaaGGCACTGCTTTAAAATCAGCAAAAGTGCAAGTTGAATACGAATGTGAAATATTGAAGGTTTTTaatgaatcggagaagaaggaaTTGGACCCTGCAGAGCAGTGGCCTGTGTACGTTAAATTAacaaatggaaaaattattgGGTGTGATTTTATTGTGTCAGCAACAGGTGTTATACCGAGCTCCAATATAGAGGGTTTAGAGAGCCTCAAGAAAGGAGATGACAGAGGACTATTAGTAGATTGGAAACTGGAAACCTCGGAGGAAGATATATATGCTGCAGGAGATGTGTGCAGTGCAGACTGGGAGATAGCGAAGCACTGGTTTCAAATGAGACTGTGGACCCAGGCTCTCCAAATGGGGCGTTATGCAGCAAAATCTATGGTTTCTGCATTAAAGAACGAGGATTTTTTGCAAGATTTTTGTTTCGAACTTTTTACTCATGTAACAAAATTTTTCGGTTATAAAGTAGTTTTGCTTGGTCTGTACAATGGTCAAAAGCTAAACAATAAATACGAGATTCTGTTACGTATGACTAAAGGACACGAATATATAAAACTGGTACTAGAAGATGGTAAAATGCAAGGAGCAGTTTTAATTGGAGACACTGATTTGGAAGAAATGTGTGAGAACTTAATACTGAATCAATTAGATTTAAGTATTTACGGCGAAGATTTATTAAATCCTGATATTGACATCGAAGATTATTTCGATTAA
- the Mrps18b gene encoding mitochondrial ribosomal protein S18B, whose protein sequence is MSLILNGFQLAGSIFRNNLTRKVISERFLHSSFIRFDEETTVRVPPARDRSQIISVETSIEYLQSEAYKECYGNSPVWTLYRRNFKGQIPPRKTRRTCIRNKVVTTGSPCPICRDEYLILDYRNIELLKQFIAENSGEVINYTKTGLCQNAHTKLLVAILKAKDYGLLTFGVPYRYYNYSEWKGPKSVDQQ, encoded by the exons ATGTCGTTAATATTAAATGGTTTCCAGTTAGCTGGTTCAATTTTCCGAAACAATTTAACAAGAAAA GTTATATCCGAGAGATTTTTGCACTCTTCGTTTATACGATTTGACGAAGAAACAACCGTAAGAGTACCACCTGCAAGAGATCGAAGTCAAATAATTTCAGTCGAAACTAGCATAGAATATTTACAAAGTGAAG ctTATAAAGAATGCTATGGAAATTCTCCAGTTTGGACGTTATACAGACGGAATTTCAAGGGACAAATTCCACCAAGAAAAACCCGAAGAACTTGTATA AGGAATAAAGTAGTTACTACTGGCAGTCCTTGTCCAATATGCAGAGATGAGTATCTAATTCTCGATTATCGTAATATTGAGTTATTGAAACAGTTTATTGCTGAAAACAGTGGAGAGGTCATAAATTATAC AAAGACTGGCTTATGCCAGAATGCTCACACCAAATTGCTTGTTGCTATACTCAAAGCAAAGGACTATGGTTTGCTTACATTCGGTGTTCCTTACAGATATTACAATTACTCTGAGTGGAAAGGCCCTAAGAGTGTAGATCAACaatga